The following are encoded together in the Streptomyces tsukubensis genome:
- a CDS encoding GntR family transcriptional regulator — protein sequence MDPTVSLRLSVDRGSPVPLYYQLSQQLEAAIERGSLTPGSLLGNEIELAGRLGLSRPTVRQAIQSLVDKGLLVRRRGVGTQVVHSQVKRPLELSSLYDDLEAAGQRPATRVLGNTVEPATAEVAAALGVAEGSDVHLVERLRLAHGEPMAFLRNHLPPGPAPLETERLEATGLYRLMRAAGVTLHSARQSIGATTATQEQARQLCEEPGAALLTMRRVTYDDTGRAVEFGSHIYRASRYSFEFQLLVSR from the coding sequence ATGGACCCGACCGTCTCGCTCCGTCTCAGCGTGGACCGAGGCAGCCCGGTCCCGCTCTACTACCAGCTCTCGCAACAGCTGGAAGCGGCCATCGAACGCGGCAGCCTCACCCCGGGCAGCCTCCTCGGCAACGAGATCGAACTGGCGGGACGCCTCGGCCTCTCCCGCCCCACCGTCCGCCAGGCGATCCAGTCCCTGGTCGACAAGGGGCTGCTGGTGCGCCGCAGAGGGGTGGGCACCCAGGTGGTGCACAGCCAGGTGAAACGCCCCCTGGAGCTGAGCAGCCTCTACGACGACCTCGAAGCCGCGGGACAGCGCCCCGCCACCCGGGTGCTCGGCAACACCGTCGAACCGGCCACCGCCGAGGTCGCCGCGGCCCTCGGAGTGGCAGAGGGCAGCGACGTACACCTGGTGGAACGGTTGCGGCTCGCGCACGGCGAGCCCATGGCGTTCCTGCGAAACCACCTCCCACCGGGACCGGCGCCGCTGGAGACGGAGCGGCTGGAGGCCACGGGGCTCTACCGGCTGATGCGGGCGGCGGGCGTCACCCTGCACAGCGCCAGGCAGTCGATCGGCGCCACGACCGCCACCCAGGAGCAGGCCAGGCAGCTCTGCGAGGAGCCGGGGGCGGCGCTGCTGACCATGCGGAGGGTCACCTACGACGACACCGGGCGGGCCGTCGAGTTCGGCTCGCACATCTACCGGGCGTCGCGTTACTCGTTCGAGTTCCAGCTCCTGGTCAGCCGGTGA
- a CDS encoding substrate-binding domain-containing protein, whose translation MGSPGRRAARAAVALVAVAAAGAACGARDGDATRRVQGPEPVRTPTMTVVMVTHAGDGDTFWDVVRRGARDAAIKDRVRFRYRHSEDGPGQASLIRDAVRERSDGIITTLAKPAEVRPALTAAVDAGVPVVTVNSGARFSREYGALAHIGQDEGAAGEAAGDELNKHGLRSALCVLHEQGSVALEERCAGVRKAFRGTARNLNVRGTDLSATRAAIAARLRSDGRIDAVVTLGAPFAAAAVAAKHDAGSRARVGTFDLNAEVVGRLGSGTVAFAVDQQPYLQGYLAVDQLWLHARGAGVVGGGRPVLTGPTVVTGKEVPRLDKYVARGTR comes from the coding sequence ATGGGCTCACCCGGCAGGCGCGCGGCCCGTGCGGCGGTGGCGCTCGTGGCGGTGGCCGCCGCCGGGGCCGCCTGCGGCGCGCGGGACGGCGACGCCACCCGCCGGGTTCAGGGGCCTGAGCCGGTCAGGACCCCCACCATGACTGTGGTCATGGTCACGCACGCCGGGGACGGCGACACCTTCTGGGACGTCGTGCGGCGCGGGGCCCGGGACGCGGCCATCAAGGACCGGGTGCGGTTCCGATACCGCCACAGCGAGGACGGGCCCGGTCAGGCGAGCCTCATCAGGGACGCGGTGCGGGAACGGTCCGACGGGATCATCACCACCCTCGCCAAACCGGCGGAGGTACGACCGGCTCTCACGGCGGCCGTCGACGCGGGCGTCCCCGTCGTCACCGTCAACTCCGGCGCCCGGTTCTCCAGGGAGTACGGCGCCCTCGCCCACATCGGCCAGGACGAAGGGGCCGCGGGAGAGGCGGCGGGCGATGAGCTGAACAAGCACGGGCTGCGCAGCGCCCTCTGTGTCCTGCACGAACAGGGCAGTGTCGCCCTTGAAGAGCGGTGCGCCGGGGTCAGGAAGGCCTTCAGGGGCACGGCGCGCAACCTCAACGTGCGAGGCACCGATCTCTCCGCGACCCGGGCCGCCATCGCCGCGCGGTTGCGCTCGGACGGCCGTATCGACGCGGTGGTGACCCTCGGGGCGCCGTTCGCCGCGGCGGCGGTGGCCGCGAAGCACGACGCGGGCAGCCGGGCGCGCGTCGGGACCTTCGACCTGAACGCGGAGGTCGTCGGGCGGCTCGGCTCGGGTACGGTCGCCTTCGCCGTCGATCAGCAGCCCTACCTCCAGGGCTACCTGGCCGTCGACCAGCTCTGGCTGCACGCAAGAGGCGCCGGAGTCGTCGGAGGCGGCAGGCCGGTCCTCACCGGGCCCACCGTCGTCACCGGGAAGGAGGTACCGCGCCTGGACAAGTACGTCGCACGCGGTACCCGCTGA
- a CDS encoding sugar ABC transporter substrate-binding protein, which yields MARIRTWVSIALAGALGVTLAGCSSTGGKRAEDARKAQSAQGRAAVDTPRWTVAMVTHSGDGDTFWDIVQNGAKQAAVKDNIKFLYSHSDQGQQQAQLVDAAVDKKVDGLIVTLAKPGAMKAAVTRAVKAGIPVITVNSGSEDSKKFGAITHIGQDETIAGEAVGDELNKRGAKKALCVLHEQGNVGHEQRCAGAKKNFEGKMQNIYVTGTNMPDVQSSIEAKLQSDKKIDAVVTLGAPFADAAVKAKTDSGSKAEVDTFDLNAKVASSLKAGTLGFAVDQQPYLQGYEAVDLLWLNRYNADVLGGGRPVLTGPQVITEKDAAALEKYTKRETR from the coding sequence GTGGCACGGATTCGGACCTGGGTGAGCATCGCACTGGCGGGGGCGCTCGGCGTGACCCTGGCAGGATGCAGCAGCACCGGTGGCAAGCGCGCCGAGGACGCCAGGAAAGCCCAGTCCGCCCAGGGCAGGGCCGCGGTCGACACCCCCCGCTGGACCGTCGCGATGGTGACGCACTCCGGCGACGGCGACACCTTCTGGGACATCGTCCAGAACGGCGCCAAGCAGGCGGCGGTCAAGGACAACATCAAGTTCCTGTACTCGCACAGCGACCAGGGGCAGCAGCAGGCACAACTCGTCGACGCGGCCGTGGACAAAAAGGTCGACGGGCTGATCGTGACCCTCGCCAAGCCCGGCGCCATGAAGGCGGCGGTGACCCGCGCGGTCAAGGCCGGCATCCCGGTGATCACGGTGAACTCGGGCTCCGAGGACTCCAAGAAGTTCGGCGCCATCACCCACATCGGCCAGGACGAGACCATCGCGGGTGAGGCCGTCGGCGACGAGCTGAACAAGCGCGGCGCCAAGAAGGCCCTCTGCGTCCTGCACGAACAGGGCAACGTCGGCCACGAGCAGCGCTGCGCCGGAGCGAAGAAGAACTTCGAAGGGAAGATGCAGAACATCTACGTCACCGGCACCAACATGCCCGACGTGCAGTCCTCCATCGAGGCCAAGCTCCAGTCCGACAAGAAGATCGACGCGGTCGTCACCCTTGGTGCGCCCTTCGCCGACGCCGCGGTGAAGGCCAAGACGGACTCGGGCAGCAAGGCCGAGGTGGACACCTTCGACCTGAACGCCAAGGTCGCCTCGTCCCTCAAGGCGGGCACCCTCGGCTTCGCCGTCGACCAGCAGCCCTACCTCCAGGGCTACGAGGCCGTCGACCTCCTCTGGCTCAACCGCTACAACGCCGACGTACTCGGCGGTGGGCGACCCGTCCTCACCGGGCCGCAGGTCATCACCGAGAAGGACGCGGCGGCGCTGGAGAAGTACACGAAGCGGGAGACCCGATGA
- a CDS encoding ABC transporter permease: MTAQAPAPAPTAQPPDERLLRTSPLRKVLRRPELGSVVGAAAVFLFFAVVADSFLRPTSLATVLYAASTIGIMAVPVALLMIGGEFDLSAGVMVTSSALISSMFSYQMTANAWVGVVVSLLVTLAIGFFNGVMLTRTKLPSFIITLGTFLMLTGLNLGLTKLISGTVSTKTIADMEGFPSARSLFASQLTLGGVDFKVTILWWFALIAVATWILLRTRVGNWIFAAGGDADAARAVGVPVAKTKIGLYLGVALGAWISGQHLLFSFDAVQSGEGVGNELIYIIAAVIGGCLITGGYGSAIGSAIGALIFGMTSKGIVYAEWNPDWFKFFLGAMLLLAALLNAWVRKRAEATA, from the coding sequence ATGACCGCGCAGGCCCCCGCACCCGCCCCGACCGCGCAGCCCCCGGACGAACGGCTGCTGCGCACCTCACCGCTGCGCAAAGTACTGCGCCGCCCCGAGCTGGGCTCCGTCGTCGGCGCCGCGGCCGTCTTCCTCTTCTTCGCCGTGGTCGCGGACAGCTTCCTGCGGCCGACCAGCCTCGCCACCGTGCTCTACGCCGCCTCGACCATCGGCATCATGGCGGTCCCCGTCGCGCTGCTGATGATCGGCGGCGAGTTCGACCTCTCCGCCGGTGTGATGGTGACCAGCTCCGCGCTGATCTCCTCCATGTTCAGCTATCAGATGACCGCGAACGCGTGGGTCGGCGTCGTGGTCTCCCTGCTGGTAACCCTCGCCATCGGGTTCTTCAACGGGGTGATGCTGACCCGGACGAAACTGCCCAGCTTCATCATCACCCTCGGCACCTTCCTGATGCTGACAGGGCTCAACCTCGGTCTCACCAAGCTGATCAGCGGCACGGTCTCCACCAAGACCATCGCCGACATGGAGGGCTTCCCCTCGGCGCGCTCCCTCTTCGCCTCGCAGCTCACGCTGGGCGGCGTCGACTTCAAGGTCACCATCCTGTGGTGGTTCGCCCTCATCGCCGTAGCCACCTGGATCCTGCTGCGCACCCGCGTCGGCAACTGGATCTTCGCCGCGGGCGGTGACGCGGACGCGGCACGGGCGGTCGGCGTGCCGGTCGCCAAGACCAAGATCGGCCTCTATCTGGGGGTCGCCCTCGGTGCCTGGATCTCCGGCCAGCACCTGCTGTTCTCCTTCGACGCCGTGCAGTCGGGCGAAGGCGTCGGCAACGAGCTGATCTACATCATCGCCGCCGTCATCGGCGGCTGCCTGATCACCGGCGGCTACGGCTCCGCGATTGGCTCCGCCATCGGCGCCCTGATCTTCGGCATGACGAGCAAGGGCATCGTCTACGCCGAGTGGAACCCCGACTGGTTCAAGTTCTTCCTCGGAGCGATGCTGCTCCTCGCCGCCCTGCTCAACGCCTGGGTGCGCAAGCGAGCGGAGGCCACCGCATGA
- a CDS encoding ATP-binding cassette domain-containing protein — protein MTSPVSPSEPAGTPRDDAPAGATRADAAKAADPGEVRPPLVELDDVSKYYGNIRALEGVSLEVHSGEISCVLGDNGAGKSTLIKIISGLHQHDAGTFRIDGTETRLGSPRDALDRGIATVYQDLSVVPLMPVWRNFFLGSEPLKGTVPFRRMDVQFMRETTRAELLRMGIDLRDVDQPIGTLSGGERQCVAIARAVYFGAKVLVLDEPTAALGVKQSGVVLKYVAAARDAGLGVVLITHNPHHAYLVGDRFVLLKRGTMAGSHLKSEIALDELTRQMSGGSELDELSHELERAEVPAHLGGHRGDRA, from the coding sequence ATGACTTCTCCCGTCTCACCTTCAGAGCCCGCGGGGACGCCCCGCGACGACGCGCCCGCGGGGGCGACCCGCGCGGACGCGGCCAAGGCCGCCGATCCGGGCGAGGTGCGGCCCCCGCTGGTCGAACTGGACGACGTCAGCAAGTACTACGGCAACATCCGCGCACTCGAAGGCGTCTCCCTGGAGGTCCACTCCGGTGAGATCTCCTGCGTCCTCGGCGACAACGGCGCGGGCAAGTCCACCCTCATCAAGATCATTTCAGGGCTGCACCAGCACGACGCGGGCACCTTCCGCATCGACGGTACGGAGACCAGGCTCGGCTCCCCGCGCGACGCCCTCGACCGGGGCATCGCCACCGTCTACCAGGACCTGTCGGTGGTCCCGCTGATGCCGGTCTGGCGGAACTTCTTCCTCGGCTCGGAACCCCTCAAGGGCACCGTGCCCTTCCGCAGGATGGACGTGCAGTTCATGCGCGAGACCACCCGCGCCGAGCTGCTGCGCATGGGGATCGACCTGCGGGACGTCGACCAGCCCATCGGGACCCTCTCCGGCGGTGAGCGCCAGTGCGTGGCCATCGCCCGCGCCGTCTACTTCGGCGCCAAGGTCCTCGTACTCGACGAGCCCACCGCCGCTCTCGGCGTCAAGCAGTCGGGTGTCGTCCTGAAGTACGTGGCGGCGGCCCGCGACGCCGGTCTCGGTGTCGTCCTCATCACACACAACCCGCACCACGCCTACCTCGTCGGTGACAGGTTCGTCCTCCTCAAGCGCGGCACCATGGCGGGCAGCCACCTGAAGTCGGAGATCGCCCTCGACGAGCTGACCCGCCAGATGTCGGGCGGCTCCGAACTGGACGAACTCAGCCACGAACTGGAGCGCGCGGAGGTCCCCGCACACCTCGGCGGCCACCGGGGCGACCGGGCATAA
- a CDS encoding ROK family glucokinase translates to MSTYRGSARATVLRTRTVGTRERRSHLSAPRVPTVGIDIGGTKVMAGVVDADGVILETLRTETPDKSKSPKVVEDTITELVLDLSDRHDVHAVGIGAAGWVDAERNRVLFAPHLAWRDEPLRDRLSGRLAVPVMVDNDANAAAWAEWRFGAGRGEDHLVMITLGTGIGGAILEDGQVKRGKFGVAGEFGHMQVVPGGHRCPCGNRGCWEQYSSGNALVREARELAAADSPVAYGIIDRVGGNISDITGPLITELARDGDAMCVELLQDIGQWLGVGIANLAAALDPSCFVIGGGVSAADDLLIGPARDAFRRQLTGRGYRPEARIAKAQLGPEAGMVGAADLARLVARRFRRANRRRVERYERYAQANRATRTTQGLQ, encoded by the coding sequence ATGAGCACGTATCGCGGCTCCGCCCGCGCCACCGTCCTGCGTACGCGCACCGTCGGCACCCGCGAACGACGCTCACATCTGAGCGCTCCACGCGTCCCCACGGTCGGTATCGACATCGGTGGTACGAAAGTGATGGCGGGCGTTGTCGACGCCGACGGCGTCATCCTTGAGACCCTCCGCACCGAGACGCCCGACAAGTCCAAGAGTCCGAAGGTCGTCGAGGACACCATCACCGAGCTGGTGCTCGACCTCTCCGACCGGCACGACGTGCACGCCGTGGGCATCGGAGCGGCCGGCTGGGTCGACGCGGAGCGCAACCGCGTCCTGTTCGCCCCGCACCTCGCCTGGCGCGACGAACCACTGCGCGACCGCCTCTCCGGCCGCCTCGCGGTACCCGTCATGGTCGACAACGACGCCAACGCCGCCGCCTGGGCCGAGTGGCGGTTCGGCGCGGGACGGGGCGAGGACCACCTCGTGATGATCACGCTGGGCACCGGCATCGGCGGCGCCATCCTTGAGGACGGCCAGGTCAAGCGCGGCAAGTTCGGCGTCGCCGGGGAATTCGGCCACATGCAGGTCGTGCCGGGCGGACACCGCTGCCCGTGCGGCAACCGAGGCTGCTGGGAGCAGTACAGCTCGGGCAACGCCCTCGTCCGCGAGGCCCGCGAACTGGCCGCCGCCGACTCGCCCGTCGCCTACGGCATCATCGACCGCGTCGGCGGCAACATCTCCGACATCACCGGCCCCCTCATCACCGAGCTGGCCCGCGACGGCGACGCCATGTGCGTCGAACTGCTCCAGGACATCGGCCAGTGGCTCGGGGTCGGCATCGCCAACCTCGCCGCCGCGCTCGACCCGTCCTGCTTCGTGATCGGCGGCGGCGTCAGCGCGGCGGACGACCTGCTGATCGGCCCCGCCAGGGACGCCTTCCGCCGCCAGCTCACCGGCCGCGGCTACCGCCCCGAGGCCCGCATCGCCAAGGCCCAGCTCGGTCCGGAGGCGGGCATGGTCGGCGCCGCTGACCTGGCCAGGCTCGTCGCGCGCCGCTTCCGCCGTGCCAACAGGCGCCGTGTGGAACGCTACGAGCGTTACGCCCAGGCCAACCGCGCCACCCGCACCACCCAGGGACTCCAGTAA
- a CDS encoding sugar kinase encodes MTVPRQPQPPEDGAHPAEGRSRMIRRRTLTLLIIVLLIGVPAGYLLISAAQSRDSGRDKEDKYSATGLTAGWPSKVQRRVYEVPITHYSKFVAYYETNNWKTSRLYVQFQTSNHGLRLFLSRVGTTEAALHNGRITIKDRDKKITGWDFSGPGPFKGLTHEQKDPRPTQDITVDRSDPKRAMVYVVSETTP; translated from the coding sequence ATGACCGTGCCCCGCCAGCCCCAGCCACCGGAAGACGGGGCGCACCCGGCCGAGGGCAGAAGCCGGATGATCCGCCGCAGAACGCTGACGCTCCTCATCATCGTCCTGCTCATCGGCGTGCCCGCCGGCTATCTGCTGATCTCCGCCGCGCAGAGCCGCGACAGCGGCCGTGACAAGGAGGACAAGTACTCCGCGACCGGGCTGACCGCGGGCTGGCCCTCGAAGGTGCAGCGGCGCGTCTACGAGGTGCCGATCACCCACTACTCCAAATTCGTGGCGTACTACGAGACGAACAACTGGAAGACCAGCAGGCTGTACGTCCAGTTCCAGACCAGCAACCACGGCCTGAGGCTGTTCCTCTCCCGCGTCGGCACCACCGAGGCCGCCCTGCACAACGGCCGTATCACCATCAAGGACCGCGACAAGAAGATCACCGGCTGGGACTTCTCGGGGCCCGGCCCCTTCAAGGGCCTCACCCACGAGCAGAAGGACCCACGTCCGACCCAGGACATCACCGTCGACCGCTCGGATCCGAAGCGGGCGATGGTCTACGTGGTGTCGGAGACGACCCCTTAG